A single region of the Ictalurus punctatus breed USDA103 chromosome 17, Coco_2.0, whole genome shotgun sequence genome encodes:
- the cldn11a gene encoding claudin-11a, with product MASACLQLSGFFLSVLGWICVIISTSTSDWVILCKYSMNTCRKMDELETKGLWEQCVISTALYHCYSLNQILELPVYIQTCRALMISACILGLPAAALLLSSMPCIHLGEDSVNDKNKRSVIGGILMLIVAMFSVVSTVWFPVGAHQELRLMSFGFSLYSGWVGGALSLLGGCILTCCSIDSTPSYHQNNRYSYYSKQNPPTNQTPPTSNHAKTAQV from the exons ATGGCGAGCGCATGCCTGCAGCTGAGCGGTTTTTTCCTGAGTGTTTTGGGGTGGATCTGTGTGATCATCTCCACCTCCACCAGTGACTGGGTGATCCTCTGTAAATACAGCATGAACACGTGCAGGAAGATGGACGAGCTCGAGACTAAAGGCCTGTGGGAGCAGTGTGTGATTTCCACCGCACTTTACCACTGTTACTCCCTCAACCAGATCCTCGAGCTGCCTG tgtacATCCAGACATGCCGTGCATTGATGATCTCCGCATGTATCCTTGGTTTACCTGCCGCAGCACTCCTGCTCTCCTCTATGCCGTGCATCCATCTTGGAGAGGATTCGGTGAACGACAAGAACAAACGCTCAGTCATCGGAGGAATTCTGATGCTCATAGTGG CAATGTTCAGTGTGGTGTCCACCGTCTGGTTCCCGGTTGGAGCTCATCAGGAACTCAGGTTGATGTCGTTTGGGTTTTCTCTGTACTCCGGCTGGGTGGGCGGGGCTTTGTCTCTCCTGGGGGGCTGCATCCTCACCTGCTGCTCCATTGACTCCACCCCCTCATACCACCAAAATAACCGTTACTCTTACTACTCTAAACAGAACCCACCCACCAACCAGACTCCGCCCACCAGCAACCACGCCAAGACTGCACAAGTCTGA